In Thermococcus profundus, the genomic stretch CCTGGGCCTTCTCGGCCGCCATGGTGTAGCCCTTGACGATGATGCTCGGGTGGATGTTCTGGTCGAGGAGTTCTTCAGCCTTCCTGAGGAGCTCGCCAGCGATAACAACGGCGGTAGTAGTACCATCGCCAGCCTCCTTGTCCTGAGTCTTCGCAACCTCGACCATCATCTTGGCAGCGGGGTGCTGGAGGTCGATCCTGTCGAGTATTGTAGCTCCATCGTTGGTGACAACGACGTCGCCGAGGCTGTCGACGAGCATTTTGTCCATTCCCTTTGGACCGAGGGTGGTCCTGACAGTCTCGGCTATGATCCTAGCGGCGAGAATGTTGAGCCTCTGAGCGTCCCTACCAACGTACCTCTGAGTCCCCTCAGGCAGAATAACAACCGGCTGTCCACTAAGCTGTGCCATTTTAACATTCCTCCTATCAGATTACTTTTTGCAGAAACGCTTCGTCAGCGCTCTATAAAAAGTTTTGCTTCAGATATTTCAAAAAAATACCTCAAATTTGGCAGAATGATAAAAATGAGGTCAAAACACGGAGGAAAGGGCTAAAACGAGAGGGAGGTACTAACCAGAGATACAAAGTGAGACCGAGGAGTGGGACACGAACAAGGGGTGAGAACGTGGAGCTGATAAAGCAGGGTGCGGAGGCGAAGATATACCTGACCAACTTTGATGAATACTTCGGTGCAGACATCCTGCCCGGAGAAAAGGTCATAGTCAAGCACAGGATTCCGAAGCGCTACCGCATAGAGGAGATAGACGTAAGGCTGAGGAAGGAAAGAACCGTCAGGGAAGCGAGGGTTCTTCACAGGGCGAAGGAGTTCGGCGTCAACTGCCCCTACGTGTATGAAGTCGATCTGAGGGATATGAAGATCGTTATGGAGTTCATAGAGGGTGAGAGGCTGAAAGAGCTCCTTGAGAGAGTCCCGATGGAGGAACGCCTGAGACTGTGCAGAGAGATAGGGAGACAGGTAGGGAAGCTCCACAAAGCTGGGATAGTTCACGGTGATCTGACAACCTCCAACATGATCCTCCGTAAGGGAAGGGTCTACCTTATAGACTTCGGTTTAGCGGACTTCGATCCCACGCTGGAAGCGAGGGGCGTGGATCTTCATCTGCTCAGAAGGGCGATGGAGAGCACGCACTACACCTGGTTCGAGAGGGGCTTCGAGGAGGTTCTAGAAGGCTACGCGGAAGTGGTTGGCGAAGAGGCAAGGAATGAAATCAAAGAGAAGCTTGAGGAGATAGAGAGCAGGGGAAGGTACAGGGAGAGGGGCTGGATCGGGTAACAAGGCCCCATATTTTTCATTACGTTTCCATAATTTTTCCAAATCTTTGGCAGATTTGTCGAAAAATATTCCAGATTATCGTGAGATGTCAAAAACCTTGCATGGCCTCTCCGGATTATGGGAAGGTTTTTAAAGCCATCATGACGAGGGGGGAGTGGTGATGGGGTTGAAGTTCAAAGGCAGGGCCTTTGGTGAGACCGCGAGGATAGAGTTCGAGATCATGACCCTCAGCGAGCTTAGAGTAGAGGACATTCGCGATTTTGACGTTGATTCGTTCAAGCTTGAGTTCAGGCCCGCTTCTTCTGGGATAAGGATCGTTGGAATATGGGAGGGCCCGATAGAGAGGGCAGGTGAGGGCATCAAGAAGGCCCTGGAGGAAAGCGGAAAGCTCCGCGAGAGGATTATGGGTAGAATAAAGGCCAAGGCAGATTCCATAAGAAGCACAATGCTCCAAATGGGGTTTAA encodes the following:
- a CDS encoding Kae1-associated kinase Bud32; translated protein: MELIKQGAEAKIYLTNFDEYFGADILPGEKVIVKHRIPKRYRIEEIDVRLRKERTVREARVLHRAKEFGVNCPYVYEVDLRDMKIVMEFIEGERLKELLERVPMEERLRLCREIGRQVGKLHKAGIVHGDLTTSNMILRKGRVYLIDFGLADFDPTLEARGVDLHLLRRAMESTHYTWFERGFEEVLEGYAEVVGEEARNEIKEKLEEIESRGRYRERGWIG